In Pseudomonas sp. MTM4, one genomic interval encodes:
- the folC gene encoding bifunctional tetrahydrofolate synthase/dihydrofolate synthase, translated as MSRRNLQDWLDYLEQLHPTTIDMGLDRCREVATKLGLKRPAPQVVTVTGTNGKGSTCAFIAQMLTGQGKKVGVYSSPHLLRYNERVRLNGTDASDEALCEAFEAVEQARGSVSLTYFEMGTLAAFWLFGREALDAVVLEVGLGGRLDAVNLIDADVAVVTNIGLDHAEWLGDTRESVAFEKAGIFRPAKPAVCGDPAPPGSMLKNATEAAVPLLVRGRDFDLAMEATRWHWRGRDGTGNPLELRNLPMLALPLENAAVALQAFALLQSSWQPERLVEALLNTRVTGRLDRRTIRWRGRDLSILLDVGHNPHAAGYLARHLQRQPKPCRRLAVFGLLADKNLAGVIDALLPVVDVWAVAPLATPRSRSAAELSAALLERNASVTIYPGISQALEGQCDLAVDGDEILLFGSFYCVADALSWIDRHATSGEYGLGR; from the coding sequence ATGAGTCGGCGGAACCTGCAGGACTGGCTCGATTATCTTGAGCAGCTGCATCCCACCACCATCGATATGGGCCTTGATCGCTGCCGTGAGGTGGCGACAAAGCTCGGTCTCAAGCGCCCGGCTCCGCAGGTGGTTACCGTTACCGGCACCAATGGTAAGGGGTCGACCTGCGCTTTCATCGCCCAGATGCTCACAGGGCAGGGTAAGAAAGTGGGCGTCTACAGCTCGCCTCATCTATTGCGTTACAACGAGCGCGTTCGTCTCAATGGTACGGATGCCAGTGATGAGGCGTTGTGCGAAGCCTTCGAGGCAGTCGAGCAGGCACGAGGTTCTGTTTCACTGACCTATTTCGAAATGGGCACGCTCGCCGCTTTCTGGCTTTTCGGACGTGAGGCGCTGGACGCCGTGGTGCTGGAAGTCGGGCTTGGCGGCCGTCTCGACGCGGTGAATCTGATCGATGCGGACGTGGCGGTCGTCACCAATATCGGACTGGACCATGCCGAATGGCTCGGTGATACGCGCGAAAGCGTAGCATTTGAAAAAGCCGGGATATTCCGCCCCGCAAAGCCTGCCGTATGTGGTGATCCCGCTCCGCCAGGCTCCATGCTGAAAAACGCGACTGAGGCGGCTGTGCCGTTGCTGGTCCGTGGGCGCGATTTCGATCTGGCGATGGAGGCGACCCGTTGGCACTGGCGTGGCCGAGACGGGACCGGCAACCCCCTAGAGCTGCGAAATCTGCCGATGCTGGCATTGCCACTGGAAAATGCAGCTGTGGCGTTGCAAGCGTTTGCATTGCTGCAGTCGTCCTGGCAGCCGGAGCGGCTGGTTGAGGCTCTGCTGAACACTCGTGTCACCGGCCGTCTGGACCGGCGGACGATCCGTTGGCGAGGACGTGACTTGTCGATACTGCTCGATGTCGGGCACAACCCGCACGCGGCTGGATATCTGGCCAGACACCTGCAGCGACAGCCGAAGCCTTGCCGTCGGCTGGCGGTATTCGGTCTGCTGGCTGACAAGAATCTGGCTGGCGTGATCGATGCGTTGCTACCTGTAGTCGATGTCTGGGCGGTCGCGCCGCTGGCTACGCCGCGCTCGCGCTCGGCAGCTGAGCTGAGTGCGGCATTGCTGGAACGCAATGCAAGCGTCACTATCTATCCGGGGATATCCCAGGCGCTCGAAGGTCAGTGCGATCTGGCTGTCGATGGCGACGAGATATTGCTCTTCGGGTCTTTTTACTGTGTGGCCGATGCGCTGAGCTGGATCGATCGGCACGCAACCAGTGGAGAATATGGTCTTGGTAGATAG
- a CDS encoding SPOR domain-containing protein, with translation MVLVDRGLLQRIVGALVLLALAVIFVPMLFNREDAGRQIVVDAPEMPEAPAAPVIEAQPVEVPEPEVEPFPEEFEIIEENAAAQSETPATPINPAPTPVESAPAPAAPESATAETPPTATEEKRLDTANLPISWSVQLASLSSRENADKLQKTLRSQGYNAYIRTADGMNRVFVGPLVERAEANRLRDQLQRQQKLNGFVVRFKPEQG, from the coding sequence ATGGTCTTGGTAGATAGGGGATTGCTGCAGCGTATCGTTGGCGCCTTGGTGCTTCTGGCACTGGCGGTAATATTCGTTCCGATGCTGTTCAACCGCGAAGATGCCGGCCGGCAGATAGTCGTGGATGCGCCGGAAATGCCCGAAGCGCCGGCTGCGCCTGTGATCGAGGCGCAGCCTGTGGAGGTGCCTGAGCCCGAGGTCGAGCCTTTCCCGGAAGAGTTCGAAATCATCGAGGAGAATGCAGCTGCCCAGTCCGAGACGCCCGCGACTCCTATCAATCCGGCTCCAACCCCTGTCGAGTCAGCGCCCGCGCCAGCAGCACCTGAGTCGGCAACCGCCGAGACGCCGCCGACCGCTACAGAAGAGAAGCGATTGGACACGGCTAATTTGCCGATCAGCTGGTCGGTGCAGTTGGCCAGCCTGTCGAGTCGCGAGAATGCCGACAAGCTGCAGAAGACACTGCGTTCTCAGGGGTATAACGCTTATATACGTACCGCAGACGGGATGAACCGGGTCTTCGTCGGGCCGCTTGTCGAGCGAGCGGAAGCCAACCGCCTTCGTGATCAACTACAACGCCAGCAAAAGCTGAACGGGTTCGTAGTCCGTTTCAAGCCTGAACAGGGTTAA
- a CDS encoding CvpA family protein, translating into MTLTWVDWAFIAVVVISSLISLKRGFVKEALSLLTWIIAGVVAWMFGGALSHHLAEFISTPSFQVIAACAILFIVTLLVGALVNFLIGELVRVTGLSGTDRFLGMVFGAARGGLLIVVLVGLLSLAPVQQDPWWRESTLLPHFLLVADWSKNLILGFGSQWVAGSLDASG; encoded by the coding sequence GTGACGCTCACCTGGGTCGATTGGGCGTTTATCGCCGTTGTGGTCATCTCCAGCCTGATCAGCTTGAAACGCGGCTTCGTTAAGGAAGCGCTTTCGCTGCTCACCTGGATCATTGCTGGCGTGGTTGCCTGGATGTTCGGTGGTGCGCTGTCCCATCATCTTGCCGAGTTCATCAGTACCCCTTCTTTTCAGGTCATCGCGGCATGCGCGATTCTGTTCATCGTGACGCTACTGGTCGGCGCGCTGGTTAATTTCCTCATTGGGGAGCTGGTTCGGGTAACCGGCTTGTCAGGCACGGATCGCTTTCTCGGAATGGTATTCGGTGCGGCTCGTGGCGGGCTATTGATCGTTGTGCTCGTTGGTCTGCTCAGCCTCGCGCCTGTACAACAGGATCCGTGGTGGCGTGAATCGACACTGCTGCCCCATTTTCTATTGGTTGCCGACTGGTCGAAAAACCTGATTCTCGGGTTTGGAAGCCAATGGGTAGCCGGCTCGCTCGATGCGTCCGGCTGA
- the purF gene encoding amidophosphoribosyltransferase codes for MCGIVGIVGKSNVNQALYDALTVLQHRGQDAAGIVTSDGGKLFLRKDNGLVRDVFQQRHMQRLVGNMGIGHVRYPTAGSSSSAEAQPFYVNSPYGITLAHNGNLTNVDQLTKEIYESDLRHVNTNSDSEVLLNVFAHELAVRGKLQPTEEDVFAAVAKVHERCVGGYAVVAMVTGYGIVGFRDPNAIRPIVFGQRHTEHGVEYMIASESVALDVLGFSLIRDLAPGEAVYITSDGKLHTRQCAPNPHYAPCIFEHVYLARSDSLMDGVSVYKARLRMGEKLADKILRERPDHDIDVVIPIPDTSRTAALELANRLGVKFREGFVKNRYIGRTFIMPGQAARKKSVRQKLNAIDLEFRGKNVMLVDDSIVRGTTCKQIIQMAREAGAKNVYFCSAAPAVRYPNVYGIDMPSAHELIAHNRSTDEVAELIGADWLVYQDLDDLIDAVGGGKVKIENFDCAVFDGKYVTGDIDEVYLHKIEQARNDLSKSKSITGSAIIDLHNN; via the coding sequence ATGTGTGGCATTGTCGGCATCGTCGGTAAGTCGAACGTCAATCAGGCGTTATATGACGCACTTACCGTACTGCAACATCGTGGGCAGGATGCGGCCGGAATCGTGACCAGTGACGGCGGCAAGCTGTTTCTGCGCAAGGACAACGGGTTGGTCCGCGACGTCTTTCAGCAGCGTCACATGCAGCGTCTGGTCGGTAACATGGGAATCGGTCACGTACGTTATCCCACTGCGGGCAGCTCCAGCTCGGCGGAGGCACAGCCGTTCTATGTGAACTCCCCGTATGGCATTACGTTGGCGCACAACGGCAACCTGACCAACGTCGATCAGCTGACCAAGGAAATCTACGAATCCGACCTGCGCCACGTGAACACCAATTCCGATTCGGAAGTGCTGCTCAACGTGTTCGCCCACGAGCTGGCGGTGCGGGGCAAGCTGCAGCCCACCGAGGAGGACGTTTTCGCGGCCGTGGCCAAGGTCCATGAACGTTGTGTCGGCGGCTACGCGGTGGTGGCCATGGTGACGGGTTACGGCATCGTCGGTTTCCGCGATCCGAATGCCATTCGCCCGATCGTGTTCGGACAGCGACACACCGAGCATGGCGTCGAGTACATGATCGCCTCCGAAAGCGTCGCACTGGATGTGCTGGGCTTCTCGTTGATCCGAGATCTCGCTCCAGGCGAAGCGGTTTACATCACCTCGGACGGCAAACTGCATACCCGTCAATGCGCGCCGAATCCTCATTACGCGCCTTGTATCTTCGAGCACGTCTACCTGGCGCGTTCGGATTCGCTGATGGATGGCGTATCGGTATACAAGGCCCGCCTGCGGATGGGCGAAAAGCTGGCCGACAAGATTCTTCGTGAACGTCCGGATCACGATATCGACGTGGTCATTCCGATTCCTGACACCAGCCGTACCGCGGCGCTTGAGCTGGCTAACCGGCTGGGTGTGAAGTTTCGAGAAGGCTTCGTCAAGAACCGCTACATCGGCCGGACCTTCATCATGCCGGGTCAGGCGGCGCGCAAGAAATCGGTGCGGCAAAAGCTCAATGCCATCGATCTCGAATTCCGCGGCAAGAATGTCATGCTGGTGGACGACTCCATCGTTCGCGGCACCACTTGCAAGCAGATCATTCAAATGGCCCGCGAAGCCGGGGCGAAGAATGTCTATTTCTGCTCCGCCGCCCCGGCCGTTCGCTACCCGAACGTGTACGGCATCGATATGCCCAGCGCTCACGAGCTCATCGCACATAATCGCAGCACCGATGAAGTCGCAGAGCTGATCGGCGCCGACTGGCTGGTTTATCAGGATCTGGATGACCTGATCGATGCGGTCGGAGGTGGCAAGGTGAAGATCGAGAATTTCGATTGCGCGGTATTCGATGGCAAGTACGTGACCGGCGATATCGATGAGGTCTACCTGCACAAGATCGAGCAGGCACGTAACGACTTGAGCAAAAGCAAGAGCATCACGGGCAGCGCTATCATCGATCTACATAACAACTGA